A single Ptiloglossa arizonensis isolate GNS036 chromosome 2, iyPtiAriz1_principal, whole genome shotgun sequence DNA region contains:
- the Sky gene encoding GTPase-activating protein skywalker isoform X4: MLVTQTPSSMDNPPNMMSVLEEETNVDIDDPFQPHVDTTNVVILPESPTSKKQALKTFNEVNALLQAGRKREAKLIIRENAWPLNNGIRAQLWPALCNQHAHGKNMLDGFYWDMVNQVFGTTELPEKSIMLPPFVDSTHCLSYNLTRKGRSVADRVVSVLGYACPDITYSPSLYPITALLLHFMPEEECYHCMANLVAAKDKMFITQTKLLYEVTWKTVEQITKKHVKSAAVHLARHCSGSRAERIYMDWIWWILQLLPFQHLVRVMDCFLHEGTKVFYRVAMAIVLLFYKHSSLQNSEWMNEICKNGVDAALSKFCRQIPVTPAKFLRTAFGIRGLSSAYISRVFLRTEMALKSRSVLTGSRSLARSRSTDNLPTSQSQVNIQMMSHTLTIREKECEDTYKDRGAHSPGPRALSMGVYPIQSICSQILDIPDLFTLWSWLPMRITMYQPILLYTTEEHGCSLTTFYVRVEQHEPTLLMIKTCNNEVFGAYCSTRWCERNMKNDKGQRQAYFGTGETFLFSLYPERAKYPWVGMDTSHTDAKVHHSAELFMAADSKMITIGGGDGQAIWMDENIRFGKTDRCSTFNNPPLCASGDFEIRVLEVYGFAGA, encoded by the exons ATGTTAGTCACACAGACACCCTCCTCGATGGACAATCCGCCGAATATGATGTCGGTACTCGAGGAGGAGACAAACGTTGATATTGATGACCCGTTCCAGCCGCACGTCGACACGACGAACGTCGTTATACTGCCCGAGTCGCCTACCAGCAAGAAGCAAGCGCTGAAGACCTTCAACGAGGTCAACGCGCTTCTCCAGGCTGGAAGAAAGAGGGAGGCTAAGCTGATCATAAGGGAGAATGCGTGGCCATTGAACAACGGGATTAGGGCGCAACTGTGGCCTGCTCTGTGCAACCAACATGCACATGGCAAGAACATGTTGGATGGTTTCTATTGGGACATGGTTAACCAAGTGTTTGGGACTACAG AGCTGCCGGAAAAATCAATCATGTTACCGCCGTTTGTGGATAGTACTCATTGCCTGTCGTATAACCTGACAAGAAAAGGCAGGAGTGTTGCGGACAGGGTTGTGTCTGTATTGGGATATGCATGTCCTGATATCACCTACAGTCCTTCTCTTTATCCTATTACCGCACTTCTTCTTCACTTTATGCCAG AGGAGGAGTGTTATCATTGTATGGCTAACCTGGTCGCCGCTAAAGACAAGATGTTTATTACGCAAACGAAGCTTCTCTACGAAGTTACCTGGAAAACTGTGGAGCAAATCACCAAAAAGCACGTG AAATCAGCTGCGGTACATTTAGCGAGGCATTGCTCTGGATCAAGAGCCGAAAGGATCTACATGGATTGGATCTGGTGGATTCTACAGCTTCTCCCATTCCAGCATCTAGTCAGGGTTATGGACTGTTTTCTTCACGAAGGTACCAAG gTCTTCTATCGAGTAGCAATGGCTATAGTTTTATTATTCTATAAGCACTCATCATTGCAAAACTCTGAATGGATGAATGAAATTTGTAAGAACGGTGTTGACGCTGCGTTGTCAAAGTTCTGCAGGCAAATACCG GTAACGCCAGCTAAATTCTTACGTACCGCATTTGGGATACGTGGACTTAGTTCTGCATACATATCAAGGGTATTTTTGCGCACAGAAATGGCTCTTAAAAGTAGAAGCGTTTTAACGGGATCCAGATCATTGGCTAGATCACGATCCACGGACAATCTACCTACGAGTCAATCTCAAGTCAACATTCAGATGATGTCGCACACACTCACGATTAGAGAA AAAGAGTGTGAAGACACATACAAAGACAGG GGTGCACACAGTCCTGGACCGCGTGCTCTGTCAATGGGCGTTTATCCCATACAAAGCATATGCTCCCAGATTCTAGACATACCTGAT TTATTTACATTGTGGTCCTGGCTGCCGATGAGGATCACCATGTATCAACCAATTCTACTGTATACAACAGAAGAGCATGGTTGTTCGCTGACAACATTTTACGTAAGGGTAGAGCAACATGAACCAACTCTACTAATGATAAAAACGTGTAACAATGAA GTATTTGGTGCCTACTGTTCCACAAGATGGTGCGAACGCAATATGAAAAACGATAAAGGACAAAGACAAGCTTATTTTGGTACGGGCGAAACGTTTTTATTCAGCTTGTATCCTGAACGTGCAAAGTACCCTTGGGTAGGCATGGATACTTCGCACACTGACGCAAAAGTCCATCATTCAGCTGAGCTGTTCATGGCAGCAGATTCCAAAATGATAACAATTGGTGGAGG AGACGGACAAGCTATATGGATGGACGAAAACATAAGATTCGGTAAGACAGATCGGTGCTCCACATTCAACAATCCACCTCTTTGTGCTAGCGGCGACTTTGAGATTAGGGTACTAGAAGTATATGGTTTTGCCGGTGCTTGA
- the Sky gene encoding GTPase-activating protein skywalker isoform X1: MLVTQTPSSMDNPPNMMSVLEEETNVDIDDPFQPHVDTTNVVILPESPTSKKQALKTFNEVNALLQAGRKREAKLIIRENAWPLNNGIRAQLWPALCNQHAHGKNMLDGFYWDMVNQVFGTTELPEKSIMLPPFVDSTHCLSYNLTRKGRSVADRVVSVLGYACPDITYSPSLYPITALLLHFMPEEECYHCMANLVAAKDKMFITQTKLLYEVTWKTVEQITKKHVKSAAVHLARHCSGSRAERIYMDWIWWILQLLPFQHLVRVMDCFLHEGTKVFYRVAMAIVLLFYKHSSLQNSEWMNEICKNGVDAALSKFCRQIPVTPAKFLRTAFGIRGLSSAYISRVFLRTEMALKSRSVLTGSRSLARSRSTDNLPTSQSQVNIQMMSHTLTIREGAHSPGPRALSMGVYPIQSICSQILDIPDLFTLWSWLPMRITMYQPILLYTTEEHGCSLTTFYVRVEQHEPTLLMIKTCNNEVFGAYCSTRWCERNMKNDKGQRQAYFGTGETFLFSLYPERAKYPWVGMDTSHTDAKVHHSAELFMAADSKMITIGGGDGQAIWMDENIRFGKTDRCSTFNNPPLCASGDFEIRVLEVYGFAGA, translated from the exons ATGTTAGTCACACAGACACCCTCCTCGATGGACAATCCGCCGAATATGATGTCGGTACTCGAGGAGGAGACAAACGTTGATATTGATGACCCGTTCCAGCCGCACGTCGACACGACGAACGTCGTTATACTGCCCGAGTCGCCTACCAGCAAGAAGCAAGCGCTGAAGACCTTCAACGAGGTCAACGCGCTTCTCCAGGCTGGAAGAAAGAGGGAGGCTAAGCTGATCATAAGGGAGAATGCGTGGCCATTGAACAACGGGATTAGGGCGCAACTGTGGCCTGCTCTGTGCAACCAACATGCACATGGCAAGAACATGTTGGATGGTTTCTATTGGGACATGGTTAACCAAGTGTTTGGGACTACAG AGCTGCCGGAAAAATCAATCATGTTACCGCCGTTTGTGGATAGTACTCATTGCCTGTCGTATAACCTGACAAGAAAAGGCAGGAGTGTTGCGGACAGGGTTGTGTCTGTATTGGGATATGCATGTCCTGATATCACCTACAGTCCTTCTCTTTATCCTATTACCGCACTTCTTCTTCACTTTATGCCAG AGGAGGAGTGTTATCATTGTATGGCTAACCTGGTCGCCGCTAAAGACAAGATGTTTATTACGCAAACGAAGCTTCTCTACGAAGTTACCTGGAAAACTGTGGAGCAAATCACCAAAAAGCACGTG AAATCAGCTGCGGTACATTTAGCGAGGCATTGCTCTGGATCAAGAGCCGAAAGGATCTACATGGATTGGATCTGGTGGATTCTACAGCTTCTCCCATTCCAGCATCTAGTCAGGGTTATGGACTGTTTTCTTCACGAAGGTACCAAG gTCTTCTATCGAGTAGCAATGGCTATAGTTTTATTATTCTATAAGCACTCATCATTGCAAAACTCTGAATGGATGAATGAAATTTGTAAGAACGGTGTTGACGCTGCGTTGTCAAAGTTCTGCAGGCAAATACCG GTAACGCCAGCTAAATTCTTACGTACCGCATTTGGGATACGTGGACTTAGTTCTGCATACATATCAAGGGTATTTTTGCGCACAGAAATGGCTCTTAAAAGTAGAAGCGTTTTAACGGGATCCAGATCATTGGCTAGATCACGATCCACGGACAATCTACCTACGAGTCAATCTCAAGTCAACATTCAGATGATGTCGCACACACTCACGATTAGAGAA GGTGCACACAGTCCTGGACCGCGTGCTCTGTCAATGGGCGTTTATCCCATACAAAGCATATGCTCCCAGATTCTAGACATACCTGAT TTATTTACATTGTGGTCCTGGCTGCCGATGAGGATCACCATGTATCAACCAATTCTACTGTATACAACAGAAGAGCATGGTTGTTCGCTGACAACATTTTACGTAAGGGTAGAGCAACATGAACCAACTCTACTAATGATAAAAACGTGTAACAATGAA GTATTTGGTGCCTACTGTTCCACAAGATGGTGCGAACGCAATATGAAAAACGATAAAGGACAAAGACAAGCTTATTTTGGTACGGGCGAAACGTTTTTATTCAGCTTGTATCCTGAACGTGCAAAGTACCCTTGGGTAGGCATGGATACTTCGCACACTGACGCAAAAGTCCATCATTCAGCTGAGCTGTTCATGGCAGCAGATTCCAAAATGATAACAATTGGTGGAGG AGACGGACAAGCTATATGGATGGACGAAAACATAAGATTCGGTAAGACAGATCGGTGCTCCACATTCAACAATCCACCTCTTTGTGCTAGCGGCGACTTTGAGATTAGGGTACTAGAAGTATATGGTTTTGCCGGTGCTTGA
- the Sky gene encoding GTPase-activating protein skywalker isoform X3 yields the protein MLVTQTPSSMDNPPNMMSVLEEETNVDIDDPFQPHVDTTNVVILPESPTSKKQALKTFNEVNALLQAGRKREAKLIIRENAWPLNNGIRAQLWPALCNQHAHGKNMLDGFYWDMVNQVFGTTELPEKSIMLPPFVDSTHCLSYNLTRKGRSVADRVVSVLGYACPDITYSPSLYPITALLLHFMPEEECYHCMANLVAAKDKMFITQTKLLYEVTWKTVEQITKKHVKSAAVHLARHCSGSRAERIYMDWIWWILQLLPFQHLVRVMDCFLHEGTKVFYRVAMAIVLLFYKHSSLQNSEWMNEICKNGVDAALSKFCRQIPVTPAKFLRTAFGIRGLSSAYISRVFLRTEMALKSRSVLTGSRSLARSRSTDNLPTSQSQVNIQMMSHTLTIRELFTLWSWLPMRITMYQPILLYTTEEHGCSLTTFYVRVEQHEPTLLMIKTCNNEVFGAYCSTRWCERNMKNDKGQRQAYFGTGETFLFSLYPERAKYPWVGMDTSHTDAKVHHSAELFMAADSKMITIGGGDGQAIWMDENIRFGKTDRCSTFNNPPLCASGDFEIRVLEVYGFAGA from the exons ATGTTAGTCACACAGACACCCTCCTCGATGGACAATCCGCCGAATATGATGTCGGTACTCGAGGAGGAGACAAACGTTGATATTGATGACCCGTTCCAGCCGCACGTCGACACGACGAACGTCGTTATACTGCCCGAGTCGCCTACCAGCAAGAAGCAAGCGCTGAAGACCTTCAACGAGGTCAACGCGCTTCTCCAGGCTGGAAGAAAGAGGGAGGCTAAGCTGATCATAAGGGAGAATGCGTGGCCATTGAACAACGGGATTAGGGCGCAACTGTGGCCTGCTCTGTGCAACCAACATGCACATGGCAAGAACATGTTGGATGGTTTCTATTGGGACATGGTTAACCAAGTGTTTGGGACTACAG AGCTGCCGGAAAAATCAATCATGTTACCGCCGTTTGTGGATAGTACTCATTGCCTGTCGTATAACCTGACAAGAAAAGGCAGGAGTGTTGCGGACAGGGTTGTGTCTGTATTGGGATATGCATGTCCTGATATCACCTACAGTCCTTCTCTTTATCCTATTACCGCACTTCTTCTTCACTTTATGCCAG AGGAGGAGTGTTATCATTGTATGGCTAACCTGGTCGCCGCTAAAGACAAGATGTTTATTACGCAAACGAAGCTTCTCTACGAAGTTACCTGGAAAACTGTGGAGCAAATCACCAAAAAGCACGTG AAATCAGCTGCGGTACATTTAGCGAGGCATTGCTCTGGATCAAGAGCCGAAAGGATCTACATGGATTGGATCTGGTGGATTCTACAGCTTCTCCCATTCCAGCATCTAGTCAGGGTTATGGACTGTTTTCTTCACGAAGGTACCAAG gTCTTCTATCGAGTAGCAATGGCTATAGTTTTATTATTCTATAAGCACTCATCATTGCAAAACTCTGAATGGATGAATGAAATTTGTAAGAACGGTGTTGACGCTGCGTTGTCAAAGTTCTGCAGGCAAATACCG GTAACGCCAGCTAAATTCTTACGTACCGCATTTGGGATACGTGGACTTAGTTCTGCATACATATCAAGGGTATTTTTGCGCACAGAAATGGCTCTTAAAAGTAGAAGCGTTTTAACGGGATCCAGATCATTGGCTAGATCACGATCCACGGACAATCTACCTACGAGTCAATCTCAAGTCAACATTCAGATGATGTCGCACACACTCACGATTAGAGAA TTATTTACATTGTGGTCCTGGCTGCCGATGAGGATCACCATGTATCAACCAATTCTACTGTATACAACAGAAGAGCATGGTTGTTCGCTGACAACATTTTACGTAAGGGTAGAGCAACATGAACCAACTCTACTAATGATAAAAACGTGTAACAATGAA GTATTTGGTGCCTACTGTTCCACAAGATGGTGCGAACGCAATATGAAAAACGATAAAGGACAAAGACAAGCTTATTTTGGTACGGGCGAAACGTTTTTATTCAGCTTGTATCCTGAACGTGCAAAGTACCCTTGGGTAGGCATGGATACTTCGCACACTGACGCAAAAGTCCATCATTCAGCTGAGCTGTTCATGGCAGCAGATTCCAAAATGATAACAATTGGTGGAGG AGACGGACAAGCTATATGGATGGACGAAAACATAAGATTCGGTAAGACAGATCGGTGCTCCACATTCAACAATCCACCTCTTTGTGCTAGCGGCGACTTTGAGATTAGGGTACTAGAAGTATATGGTTTTGCCGGTGCTTGA
- the Sky gene encoding GTPase-activating protein skywalker isoform X2, translating to MLVTQTPSSMDNPPNMMSVLEEETNVDIDDPFQPHVDTTNVVILPESPTSKKQALKTFNEVNALLQAGRKREAKLIIRENAWPLNNGIRAQLWPALCNQHAHGKNMLDGFYWDMVNQVFGTTELPEKSIMLPPFVDSTHCLSYNLTRKGRSVADRVVSVLGYACPDITYSPSLYPITALLLHFMPEEECYHCMANLVAAKDKMFITQTKLLYEVTWKTVEQITKKHVKSAAVHLARHCSGSRAERIYMDWIWWILQLLPFQHLVRVMDCFLHEGTKVFYRVAMAIVLLFYKHSSLQNSEWMNEICKNGVDAALSKFCRQIPVTPAKFLRTAFGIRGLSSAYISRVFLRTEMALKSRSVLTGSRSLARSRSTDNLPTSQSQVNIQMMSHTLTIREKECEDTYKDRLFTLWSWLPMRITMYQPILLYTTEEHGCSLTTFYVRVEQHEPTLLMIKTCNNEVFGAYCSTRWCERNMKNDKGQRQAYFGTGETFLFSLYPERAKYPWVGMDTSHTDAKVHHSAELFMAADSKMITIGGGDGQAIWMDENIRFGKTDRCSTFNNPPLCASGDFEIRVLEVYGFAGA from the exons ATGTTAGTCACACAGACACCCTCCTCGATGGACAATCCGCCGAATATGATGTCGGTACTCGAGGAGGAGACAAACGTTGATATTGATGACCCGTTCCAGCCGCACGTCGACACGACGAACGTCGTTATACTGCCCGAGTCGCCTACCAGCAAGAAGCAAGCGCTGAAGACCTTCAACGAGGTCAACGCGCTTCTCCAGGCTGGAAGAAAGAGGGAGGCTAAGCTGATCATAAGGGAGAATGCGTGGCCATTGAACAACGGGATTAGGGCGCAACTGTGGCCTGCTCTGTGCAACCAACATGCACATGGCAAGAACATGTTGGATGGTTTCTATTGGGACATGGTTAACCAAGTGTTTGGGACTACAG AGCTGCCGGAAAAATCAATCATGTTACCGCCGTTTGTGGATAGTACTCATTGCCTGTCGTATAACCTGACAAGAAAAGGCAGGAGTGTTGCGGACAGGGTTGTGTCTGTATTGGGATATGCATGTCCTGATATCACCTACAGTCCTTCTCTTTATCCTATTACCGCACTTCTTCTTCACTTTATGCCAG AGGAGGAGTGTTATCATTGTATGGCTAACCTGGTCGCCGCTAAAGACAAGATGTTTATTACGCAAACGAAGCTTCTCTACGAAGTTACCTGGAAAACTGTGGAGCAAATCACCAAAAAGCACGTG AAATCAGCTGCGGTACATTTAGCGAGGCATTGCTCTGGATCAAGAGCCGAAAGGATCTACATGGATTGGATCTGGTGGATTCTACAGCTTCTCCCATTCCAGCATCTAGTCAGGGTTATGGACTGTTTTCTTCACGAAGGTACCAAG gTCTTCTATCGAGTAGCAATGGCTATAGTTTTATTATTCTATAAGCACTCATCATTGCAAAACTCTGAATGGATGAATGAAATTTGTAAGAACGGTGTTGACGCTGCGTTGTCAAAGTTCTGCAGGCAAATACCG GTAACGCCAGCTAAATTCTTACGTACCGCATTTGGGATACGTGGACTTAGTTCTGCATACATATCAAGGGTATTTTTGCGCACAGAAATGGCTCTTAAAAGTAGAAGCGTTTTAACGGGATCCAGATCATTGGCTAGATCACGATCCACGGACAATCTACCTACGAGTCAATCTCAAGTCAACATTCAGATGATGTCGCACACACTCACGATTAGAGAA AAAGAGTGTGAAGACACATACAAAGACAGG TTATTTACATTGTGGTCCTGGCTGCCGATGAGGATCACCATGTATCAACCAATTCTACTGTATACAACAGAAGAGCATGGTTGTTCGCTGACAACATTTTACGTAAGGGTAGAGCAACATGAACCAACTCTACTAATGATAAAAACGTGTAACAATGAA GTATTTGGTGCCTACTGTTCCACAAGATGGTGCGAACGCAATATGAAAAACGATAAAGGACAAAGACAAGCTTATTTTGGTACGGGCGAAACGTTTTTATTCAGCTTGTATCCTGAACGTGCAAAGTACCCTTGGGTAGGCATGGATACTTCGCACACTGACGCAAAAGTCCATCATTCAGCTGAGCTGTTCATGGCAGCAGATTCCAAAATGATAACAATTGGTGGAGG AGACGGACAAGCTATATGGATGGACGAAAACATAAGATTCGGTAAGACAGATCGGTGCTCCACATTCAACAATCCACCTCTTTGTGCTAGCGGCGACTTTGAGATTAGGGTACTAGAAGTATATGGTTTTGCCGGTGCTTGA